From one bacterium genomic stretch:
- a CDS encoding bifunctional (p)ppGpp synthetase/guanosine-3',5'-bis(diphosphate) 3'-pyrophosphohydrolase, whose amino-acid sequence MSTAATKISEQRIDFDDYKKKYKREFGKIITQIRSYHQNPNLILLKKAFVFALEAHKNQMRKSGEHYIVHCIETARILSELRMDDATIAAGLLHDVVEDTGVTIEIVKDTFGFEIAQLVDGVTKISELKFKSAVEKQAENFRKMIFSMIEDLRVIFIKFADRLHNMRTLQYLPEKKAHRIALETREVYAPLAHRFGIAKIKWEFDDLSFKYLEPEDYANIRKKVEERTALRDEYVQKVVAPIITELEKVKIEAKIQGRVKSLYSIFRKIKYKNRSFEEVYDLLAIRIILKEIDACYFALGVVHNLYTPLHDRFKDYIAIPKLNMYQSLHTTVIGPGGNIVEIQIRTEEMHRVAEIGIAAHWKYKEGKKSEDEIDKYSSWLREMIDLEEDHLNAEEYMDILKTNLFQSEAFVFTPKGDLIKLPIGSTPVDFAFEIHTDIGMHCLGAKVNGKIIPLNAELKSGDTVEILTSDSQTPSQDWITFVKTSKAKSKIKRWLKETQIEEAAKIGKEIIEQGIKRYRIKPTNKELINAAEKLGISNLSQLYIDVGQGDISVHKLIKEIAPEKFKQSQKQREKRNVLEKFVSRARGGNQGIRVHGVDNLLINFASCCRPVPGDPITGFVTKGRGIVIHRRDCVNAINLMNQPERNINVAWDTTEQQQFLVQLRLLSTERKHLMKDVAEVISSLNTDIVQIHLETKNQIIHVRMVIEVKDLSHLTKIKRKLNSLKGVISVERDNSSNDE is encoded by the coding sequence ATGTCTACAGCAGCAACAAAAATTTCCGAACAGAGAATCGATTTTGACGATTATAAAAAAAAGTATAAGCGCGAATTCGGTAAAATTATAACTCAAATACGAAGTTATCATCAAAATCCCAACCTGATTCTTCTAAAAAAGGCATTTGTATTTGCTTTGGAAGCACATAAAAATCAGATGAGGAAATCAGGTGAACATTATATTGTTCACTGTATTGAGACAGCAAGAATTTTATCTGAACTTAGAATGGATGATGCGACAATTGCAGCAGGGCTTCTGCATGATGTTGTAGAAGATACAGGCGTTACAATTGAAATAGTAAAAGATACATTCGGGTTTGAGATCGCTCAGTTAGTTGACGGCGTTACAAAAATAAGCGAACTTAAATTTAAAAGTGCTGTTGAAAAGCAGGCTGAAAATTTCAGAAAAATGATTTTTTCAATGATAGAAGACCTTCGGGTTATTTTTATCAAATTTGCAGACCGGCTTCATAATATGCGTACTCTTCAATATCTTCCTGAAAAAAAAGCTCATCGTATTGCACTGGAAACAAGGGAAGTCTATGCTCCTCTTGCCCATAGGTTTGGAATAGCAAAAATCAAATGGGAATTTGATGATCTTTCGTTTAAATATCTTGAACCTGAGGATTATGCAAATATAAGAAAAAAGGTCGAAGAGAGAACCGCGTTAAGAGATGAATACGTTCAAAAAGTTGTGGCTCCTATAATCACAGAGCTTGAAAAAGTCAAAATTGAAGCCAAGATACAAGGCAGGGTTAAAAGTCTGTATTCAATCTTCAGGAAGATCAAGTATAAAAACAGATCTTTTGAAGAGGTGTATGATCTGCTTGCCATACGTATCATCCTTAAGGAGATTGATGCCTGCTATTTTGCTCTTGGAGTTGTCCACAATCTGTATACCCCTCTTCACGACAGGTTTAAAGACTATATAGCAATCCCTAAGTTAAACATGTATCAATCCCTGCATACAACTGTGATCGGTCCCGGTGGAAATATAGTAGAAATTCAGATAAGGACTGAGGAGATGCATCGTGTTGCTGAGATAGGTATTGCAGCTCACTGGAAGTACAAAGAAGGAAAGAAATCGGAAGACGAAATAGATAAATACAGTTCGTGGCTTCGTGAAATGATTGATCTTGAAGAAGATCATCTGAATGCGGAAGAGTATATGGATATATTAAAAACCAATCTTTTCCAATCAGAAGCATTTGTTTTTACTCCAAAAGGAGATCTGATTAAACTTCCAATCGGATCAACACCGGTTGATTTTGCTTTTGAAATTCACACTGACATAGGAATGCACTGCCTCGGTGCCAAGGTCAATGGTAAAATCATACCATTGAACGCTGAATTGAAAAGCGGTGACACTGTGGAAATACTGACTTCGGACAGTCAGACTCCAAGTCAGGATTGGATTACTTTTGTAAAAACATCAAAAGCAAAAAGCAAGATTAAACGATGGCTGAAAGAAACTCAGATTGAAGAAGCAGCCAAAATAGGTAAAGAGATAATTGAGCAGGGAATTAAACGCTACAGGATTAAGCCGACTAATAAAGAACTGATTAATGCAGCTGAAAAGCTGGGAATCTCGAATTTATCGCAACTGTACATAGATGTCGGCCAGGGTGATATATCTGTACATAAATTAATCAAAGAAATTGCACCTGAAAAATTTAAACAGTCCCAGAAACAGAGAGAGAAAAGAAATGTTTTAGAAAAATTTGTAAGTAGAGCAAGAGGAGGAAATCAGGGGATTCGTGTGCACGGCGTTGATAACCTTCTCATTAATTTTGCATCCTGCTGCAGGCCTGTCCCGGGAGATCCAATCACTGGTTTTGTTACAAAGGGAAGGGGTATTGTTATTCACCGAAGAGATTGCGTAAACGCAATAAACCTGATGAATCAGCCTGAAAGAAATATTAATGTTGCATGGGACACTACTGAGCAGCAGCAGTTTTTAGTACAATTAAGGCTTCTTTCTACTGAGCGAAAACATCTGATGAAAGATGTTGCAGAAGTAATATCTTCATTAAATACGGATATTGTACAAATACATCTTGAAACAAAAAATCAAATTATTCATGTGCGAATGGTGATTGAAGTAAAAGATCTTTCACACCTGACAAAAATCAAGAGAAAGTTGAATTCGTTAAAAGGAGTAATTTCCGTTGAAAGAGACAATTCATCTAACGATGAGTAG
- a CDS encoding integration host factor subunit beta produces the protein MDTITKKDVAKRTAKIVNERIYVTEKIVDGVFTALREFMAEADPEVRIEIRDFGVFEVKKTKPKPKARNPKTGQIIYVPARRKTHFKAGKILKEVLKQPIE, from the coding sequence TTGGACACTATCACCAAGAAAGATGTTGCAAAGAGAACTGCAAAGATTGTTAACGAACGTATCTATGTAACAGAGAAGATAGTTGACGGTGTTTTTACTGCGCTTAGAGAATTTATGGCAGAAGCTGATCCTGAAGTCAGAATTGAGATCAGGGATTTCGGTGTGTTTGAAGTTAAAAAAACAAAACCCAAACCAAAGGCGCGAAATCCGAAAACAGGCCAAATTATTTATGTTCCGGCAAGAAGAAAAACTCACTTTAAAGCCGGAAAGATTCTAAAAGAAGTACTAAAGCAGCCGATTGAATAG
- the coaBC gene encoding bifunctional phosphopantothenoylcysteine decarboxylase/phosphopantothenate--cysteine ligase CoaBC, translating into MSDSKLENRRIVVGVTGSIAAYKACDIVRMLKKEGSDVKVVMTRNALKFVSSLTFETLSGNEVIKELFPENKTIKTRHISIAEWADVILIAPATANIIGKIASGIADDFLTTLVMASRAPVIIAPAMDYQMVQNPIYLDNCRKLEKSGYKFIPTEEGPLASGAMGPGRLADFNRILNEVTSILLGKDSLKGKKVLVSAGPTLEPIDPVRFISNHSSGKMGYAVAEAAFLRGADVTLVSGPVHLKHHFGVKRIDVTTAEEMNSEIVKRASESDILIMAAAVSDFRPEIKKEQKIKKEGEFTLKLRKNSDILLNVAKGGKPDIVVGFAMETENGEESALKKLREKGLDMICLNNLFDEGAGFGGETNLITIFYRDGKSEKLPLLQKWQVADKLLDRIENLL; encoded by the coding sequence TTGTCTGATAGTAAACTTGAAAACAGAAGAATTGTTGTCGGAGTAACAGGAAGCATTGCTGCTTATAAAGCATGTGATATTGTGCGAATGCTTAAAAAAGAAGGCAGTGATGTCAAGGTTGTAATGACCCGAAATGCTTTAAAATTTGTCTCTTCATTAACATTTGAGACATTATCGGGAAATGAAGTTATAAAAGAACTTTTCCCTGAAAATAAAACAATAAAAACAAGACATATATCTATTGCCGAATGGGCTGATGTAATATTAATTGCGCCTGCAACAGCAAATATAATTGGTAAAATTGCATCAGGGATTGCGGATGATTTTTTGACAACACTTGTTATGGCTTCAAGGGCCCCGGTTATTATTGCCCCGGCAATGGATTATCAGATGGTGCAGAATCCAATATATCTTGATAATTGCCGAAAGCTGGAGAAATCAGGATATAAATTTATACCTACAGAAGAAGGCCCTCTTGCAAGCGGCGCTATGGGGCCCGGACGCCTGGCGGATTTTAACAGAATACTCAACGAAGTTACAAGTATTCTGCTTGGAAAAGATTCACTGAAAGGAAAGAAGGTTCTTGTTTCTGCAGGGCCGACTCTTGAACCAATTGATCCTGTGAGGTTTATATCAAACCATTCGAGTGGCAAAATGGGCTATGCTGTTGCAGAAGCAGCATTTTTAAGAGGCGCTGACGTAACCCTCGTTTCAGGGCCTGTACATTTAAAACACCATTTTGGTGTTAAGAGGATAGATGTTACTACTGCAGAAGAAATGAATAGCGAAATTGTCAAAAGAGCTTCCGAATCAGATATTTTGATAATGGCTGCCGCTGTTTCAGATTTTCGCCCTGAAATAAAAAAAGAACAAAAAATTAAAAAAGAGGGTGAATTTACTCTTAAACTTCGAAAAAACAGCGATATCCTGCTCAATGTGGCAAAAGGGGGGAAGCCGGATATTGTAGTTGGATTTGCAATGGAAACAGAGAATGGCGAGGAATCTGCCTTGAAGAAATTAAGGGAAAAAGGCCTTGACATGATCTGTCTTAACAATCTTTTTGATGAGGGTGCAGGTTTCGGTGGGGAAACAAATTTAATTACTATTTTTTATAGAGATGGGAAATCAGAAAAATTGCCTTTATTGCAAAAATGGCAAGTTGCAGATAAATTATTAGACAGGATCGAAAATCTCTTGTAA
- the dnaB gene encoding replicative DNA helicase — protein MAGTRKIANKKKEDNSTVFDRIPPQSIEAEEAVLGSMLLDNDCIGKLIEILNPESFYKTAHQKIFSCCIELYEKNEPVDVITLAETLKIKKILDDVGGAYYLTELSESVPSSANVAFHAKIVHQKYLLRKLIQESANIARDSYEAQYDVYEILDKSEQRIFGISDNQIRKSYQGIKEIMHETMRKIDKLHKRKGSVTGVPTGFAKLDEYTSGFQPSELVIIAGRPSMGKTAFSLNIAKYAASEGVPVGFFSLEMSSDQLAMRLLSAEARIDAHSVRTGRMSKEEWRQIGIFSGKVAELPIFVDDTPGLSVLELRAKARRLKKEADIGMVVIDYLQLMQGPRNVESRQQEISVISRSLKALSKELDVPVVALSQLSRAVETRGGDKRPMLSDLRESGAIEQDADVVLFVYRPEFYMSREETQQKDMEGRSEIIIGKQRNGPVGTVVLNFIKKWATFENAAFDDEESAVPF, from the coding sequence ATGGCAGGAACCAGGAAAATAGCCAATAAGAAAAAAGAAGACAATAGTACTGTTTTTGACAGAATTCCGCCTCAATCAATAGAAGCTGAGGAAGCTGTACTCGGATCAATGCTGCTTGATAATGATTGTATAGGTAAGTTAATAGAAATTCTTAACCCTGAATCGTTTTATAAAACCGCGCACCAGAAAATATTTTCATGCTGTATAGAGTTATACGAAAAAAATGAACCTGTTGATGTGATAACTCTTGCTGAGACACTTAAAATAAAAAAAATCTTAGATGATGTAGGTGGAGCATATTATCTTACTGAGCTTTCGGAATCTGTCCCTTCTTCTGCCAATGTTGCTTTTCATGCAAAGATAGTTCATCAGAAGTACTTGCTGCGAAAACTCATACAGGAATCAGCGAATATTGCACGGGATTCCTATGAGGCGCAGTATGATGTGTACGAAATTCTTGATAAATCCGAACAGAGGATTTTCGGCATTTCTGATAACCAGATAAGAAAGAGCTATCAGGGTATCAAGGAAATAATGCATGAAACAATGAGAAAGATAGATAAGCTCCACAAAAGAAAGGGCAGTGTAACCGGAGTTCCTACAGGGTTTGCCAAATTAGATGAATACACTTCAGGATTCCAGCCATCGGAACTTGTGATTATTGCAGGAAGGCCTTCAATGGGAAAAACCGCATTTAGCCTGAATATTGCAAAATATGCAGCAAGTGAAGGTGTGCCTGTAGGATTTTTCAGTCTTGAGATGTCAAGTGACCAGCTTGCAATGAGGCTCCTGTCTGCTGAAGCAAGAATAGATGCACATTCGGTAAGGACAGGACGGATGTCCAAAGAAGAGTGGAGGCAAATAGGTATTTTTTCCGGCAAAGTAGCAGAGCTCCCTATTTTTGTTGATGATACACCCGGATTAAGCGTACTTGAGCTCCGTGCAAAGGCAAGAAGATTGAAAAAAGAAGCTGATATAGGTATGGTGGTTATTGACTATTTACAGCTTATGCAGGGGCCGAGAAACGTTGAAAGCAGGCAGCAGGAGATATCTGTTATTTCACGGTCATTAAAAGCCTTATCAAAAGAACTTGACGTACCTGTTGTGGCTCTTTCACAGCTTTCCAGAGCCGTTGAAACACGAGGAGGAGACAAAAGGCCCATGTTATCTGATCTTCGTGAGTCAGGAGCAATTGAACAGGACGCTGATGTTGTTCTTTTTGTATACAGGCCTGAATTTTACATGTCAAGAGAGGAAACACAGCAGAAGGACATGGAAGGCAGGTCAGAAATAATAATCGGCAAACAGAGAAACGGTCCGGTGGGAACCGTTGTTTTGAATTTTATAAAAAAATGGGCTACTTTTGAAAATGCAGCATTTGACGACGAAGAAAGTGCGGTACCGTTCTGA
- a CDS encoding DNA-directed RNA polymerase subunit omega encodes MSKLSLDDLFERFENIYEAVEVMALRARQVIDEQKREIDVKLSVQSETENDSDELGAIEIDREAFKQDIKVMTKPTVVAINEAVNDDLEFRYISPDDDAEDKSKKEEK; translated from the coding sequence ATGTCTAAACTTTCTCTTGACGATTTATTTGAAAGATTTGAAAATATTTACGAAGCGGTTGAAGTTATGGCTTTGCGGGCAAGACAAGTAATTGATGAGCAGAAAAGAGAGATCGATGTAAAACTTTCCGTCCAGTCGGAAACTGAAAATGATTCTGACGAATTAGGTGCTATTGAAATTGACAGAGAAGCATTTAAACAGGATATAAAAGTTATGACAAAGCCAACTGTTGTTGCAATTAATGAAGCTGTGAATGATGATTTGGAATTCAGATATATATCTCCTGATGATGATGCGGAAGATAAATCAAAAAAGGAAGAGAAGTAA
- a CDS encoding YicC family protein has protein sequence MAFSMTGIGHADIEKNNYHVNVEIRSVNNRYLDISCKLPSILLPFEQKIRDLIKSKIKRGKIHLIIAGDMNVEPENFPTKINRLNVKAVAGLLEVIREEAGVEEKPKLEHFLNFSEIFEPIEKREIDEGLWEAANDAVEKALDHLIEMRKAEGLALSEDLSERINEIENSITEIEKFAKLNAKEAFARMRQRVEALVNNVEIDKDRLYTEIVIIADKLDITEECVRMRSHLKIFIETLRNTNIVGKKLNFILQEMHREVNTISSKASNFKINHIVIELKEQIEKMREQVQNLE, from the coding sequence ATGGCATTTAGTATGACAGGTATCGGCCATGCTGATATTGAAAAAAATAATTATCATGTTAATGTTGAGATCAGATCGGTCAATAACAGATATTTGGATATCTCCTGCAAACTTCCTTCTATACTTCTGCCGTTTGAGCAGAAAATACGTGACTTGATAAAAAGCAAAATAAAAAGGGGAAAGATCCATCTTATAATAGCCGGAGATATGAATGTAGAGCCGGAAAATTTTCCAACAAAAATAAACCGGCTGAATGTAAAGGCAGTAGCAGGACTTCTTGAGGTAATCAGAGAAGAAGCAGGTGTAGAAGAAAAGCCGAAGTTGGAACACTTCCTGAATTTTTCCGAAATATTTGAACCGATAGAAAAAAGAGAAATTGATGAGGGGCTGTGGGAAGCTGCAAATGACGCAGTGGAAAAGGCTCTTGATCATTTGATTGAGATGCGGAAAGCTGAAGGCTTGGCATTATCCGAAGATCTTTCGGAAAGAATAAATGAAATAGAAAACAGCATAACCGAAATAGAAAAATTTGCAAAATTAAATGCAAAAGAAGCTTTCGCTCGAATGAGACAGAGAGTTGAAGCACTTGTAAATAATGTTGAAATAGATAAAGACAGGCTCTATACTGAAATTGTCATTATAGCGGATAAGCTGGATATAACCGAAGAATGTGTCCGAATGAGGAGCCACCTGAAAATATTTATCGAGACATTGAGAAATACGAATATTGTAGGAAAGAAATTAAACTTTATTTTACAGGAGATGCATAGAGAGGTGAATACAATTAGCTCTAAAGCATCAAATTTTAAAATAAATCATATTGTAATCGAGCTTAAAGAACAGATTGAAAAAATGCGGGAGCAGGTACAGAATCTGGAGTAA
- a CDS encoding uracil-DNA glycosylase — translation MGEESRNIKALFTDYLSCQKEIYGNDIVLDNPDLLDNIFYSQNKNVLNEIKKQVEQCRKCSLHRTVNKKVFGGGSEKAKLLLIGEAPGREEDLTGEPFVGKAGNLLNKILGAIGFSRDEVYVCNILKCRPPENRDPKPEEVEKCFKFLEMQIAAINPGIILALGRVAANTILKKDTTLGNLRKEIHEFNGIPVFVTYHPAALLRDNGKKYSVWDDVKKLRKKYDAIIGDKPLWQEPGK, via the coding sequence ATTGGTGAAGAAAGCCGGAATATTAAGGCCCTTTTTACGGATTATCTTTCTTGTCAGAAAGAGATATACGGAAACGATATTGTTCTTGATAATCCGGATCTATTAGATAATATCTTTTATTCTCAAAATAAAAATGTTCTTAATGAAATAAAAAAACAAGTTGAACAATGCCGAAAATGCTCTCTCCATAGAACCGTCAATAAAAAAGTTTTCGGAGGCGGCAGTGAAAAAGCAAAGCTTCTCCTTATCGGAGAAGCCCCGGGCAGAGAGGAAGATCTTACAGGAGAACCTTTTGTAGGTAAAGCAGGCAATCTTCTTAATAAAATATTAGGAGCTATAGGCTTTTCAAGAGATGAAGTATATGTGTGTAATATACTGAAATGCAGGCCTCCTGAAAACAGGGATCCGAAACCTGAAGAGGTTGAAAAATGTTTTAAATTTCTGGAAATGCAGATAGCGGCAATAAATCCCGGAATTATTCTGGCTCTCGGACGTGTTGCAGCTAATACGATTCTTAAAAAAGATACAACCCTTGGTAATCTCAGAAAAGAGATACATGAATTCAATGGGATACCTGTTTTTGTTACATATCATCCTGCAGCACTTTTAAGAGACAATGGGAAAAAATATTCCGTATGGGATGATGTGAAAAAACTGAGGAAGAAATACGATGCAATTATCGGAGATAAGCCTTTATGGCAGGAACCAGGAAAATAG
- the gmk gene encoding guanylate kinase: MKKRGTLFVISSPSGGGKSTIISHLLEQEDNLYYSISATTREPRPGEKDGKDYHFFSKEEFKKKVRKNEFIEWAEVHNNFYGTLKSEIDDALKRGENVVLDIDVQGGESIKKIFPDSVLIFLMPPSLEELEVRLKNRGTESELSLKQRLNAAKYEIEHAGMYNYQIINDSVDDTVNKVKTIIKHFS; encoded by the coding sequence TTGAAAAAGAGGGGCACCCTATTTGTTATATCTTCACCTTCAGGTGGAGGAAAAAGCACTATTATTTCACATCTGCTAGAACAAGAGGATAACCTGTATTATTCCATTTCTGCTACAACTAGAGAACCAAGGCCCGGGGAGAAAGACGGGAAGGATTACCATTTTTTTTCAAAGGAAGAATTCAAAAAAAAAGTAAGAAAAAACGAATTTATTGAGTGGGCGGAAGTACATAATAATTTTTATGGAACATTAAAGAGTGAAATTGATGATGCATTAAAGCGGGGGGAAAATGTTGTCCTTGATATAGATGTGCAGGGAGGCGAATCAATAAAAAAAATATTTCCTGATTCAGTGCTGATTTTTCTTATGCCGCCTTCGCTTGAAGAGCTGGAGGTTAGATTAAAAAACAGGGGGACAGAAAGTGAATTATCATTAAAACAAAGGCTCAATGCGGCAAAATATGAAATCGAACATGCGGGTATGTACAATTATCAAATAATTAACGATTCTGTAGATGATACTGTTAATAAAGTAAAAACAATAATTAAACATTTTTCATGA